A segment of the Vagococcus hydrophili genome:
TATGCAATAAGTGTGCCAACTTTTCAACCCTTAATTTTATACATCTAAAACTTGATATATCAACATTTAACACAAGTTTGATACACTAAAAACACAGTATTAATACACTATTTCTTAGTTCTTAGTGTATTGATACTGTGTTTAATTTAAGCTTTTTCTAGTTCATTTTCAATAATCTTAATAATAAAGTAGCGTTCATTCACTGATATTTTTAATTGCAATAAGCTTTCTATTAATTCAAAAGCAGGTAAAATATCTTGATATAACACTGATGAATTAAATTCGTCTAGTTCTTCTTGAGTTGCTGTTAGTGTATCGTTTCGAAGTTCTCGCTCGATTGCTCCCGCTGTATGCATGCATAGATTAATATAAAACGGGACTTCAACAGTCATTTTTTGTATTTGACATATTTTATCTGTAAATTCCCATAAGGGTTGCAGCAATTTTTCTGGATTAATAAACGTAAAACTTTCCTTCATGTAGTCATAACACATTTTCTGAGCATCCTCTTTGGAAAATTCTAATTCGCTCGGCTCATAACTATTACTTAATACATCTTCTAAAATAGCGGCTCCTGAATCAGAAAACAATTGATCCATCGAGATAAAAGGGACTTCAATTTTAGGATCTTTAATACCCGTTGTTGCAATAATTTGATACTCTTCTCTAATTTTTTTAATATCTTTATTAAGTGTCACTACAGAAATTGGAAACACAGCAATCTCTGTTTGTAACTTAGAAACTAAATAACGATCGATTAGTTCTTTCATCCTTTGTGCTGTCCCTTTTCCAGAAGCACAAATCGCCACTATGGCTTTCTCCTTCAAATGAGCATCTGGAGTATCCACGGTTTTTGCTGAATTTTGCATCGTATAGCCGTAAAAATGCGACAACGATTCAAATAAATCATCTAATGAGGTATCTAGCAAACTCGATTTTCTCGCAGCTTCTAAAACAATCGCAGTCGTTACCATATCAATTACTTTTACCTCGATACCCGTTTCTTGTTTGATATCATCTGAAAAAGTTCCTAACGATCCCATATCAACAAGAAGCATTACGCCACTACCTTCATTAACAGACACCACTTCATCCACTATTTTCTCGTAAGCTTCTTTGGGTTTCATATCAAGAGGCATATCAACGGCTCTTAGATTATCAACTTTTAATAGCTGAGTGACCACTTGAACCATACTGCTCGCTGTACTATTTCCATGAGCTGCCACAACAACACCAATACGTCCTTCTTCCTTGTTTTCCTTTAGTGACACTAAAAGAACCGTTAGATAATGGACTTCCGATGTGGGTACTTCCACATGATAGTCTTCTTCTATAATTTTTTTCAACACGTTAGCGACTTCCATCTCTTCTGGATAGTGGGCTACCATGTTTTTGATGTTCTCATTATCGTGATTTAGACTATCCGATTTATTTTGTAGTCGATTCAAAAAAGAACTAATATGAAATCCCATGGCATATAAAAAATTCGTCTGAAAATCATAATTCAGCGCTTCTTTCGCATAATCATATATTTTTCTCGTCGTATTGATAATCCGTTGGTCAATAATTTCCGTTAACTTACTTTCAGTATCAAAAGTAAAGCCGTGATTGCGGTAAAATGATTTTAAATGGACATTAATATCCGTTGAAATAAAATGATTGATCGCGTCTTGAGTTAAGCCATCTTCCTTAAGAACCGCTGCTTTATCCCCGATAATTTCATATAAATTATAAGGCAATTCGTATGAATCTTCCGCAAACATCTCCAAAGGTTCGTTAGGTGAAATAACCATTTGTGGTGCTAGTAATGTGGTTATTTCAGACATGGCTTTTCGGTCATGTGCCAAACTAATTAAACCTTCTTTTATCCCCTCATTTAAATCCTCGAGATTGATATGAAGTTCCTCTTGATCCATTTGATTTAAAAAGGACTGAGCACTTACTAATTGGACGTTGGATTTTAATTGCCCTACATTCCCATAAGAAACACTACCGACCAAAGCTTTCACTACATCTTCACTTAAAATAATTTTCCGCTGAATTCGTTTTGCTTCCATAGTCATCATCATTTTAACCAAATCGATTTTTTCTCTAGCCGTTCTATCCTTGAAACTAGGGAGTTGAATTGTAATCGGAATCCTTCTGACAAAGGTGTTAAGTAAGGCAGATGCGGGATCTTCCGTTGTGGCACAAATAATCCGGACATTCGCTCGGTTATTTTTTTGCGTCTCCCCTAATTTAGCAAAGGTACCTGTATCCATAAAATAAAAGACCATCTCTTGCCCTTCTGGAGGTAAGCGGTGAATTTCATCTAAGAATAGAAAACTATCGTTGGCTAAACTGATAATACCGTCTTTTTCTTGCTCTGCGCCAGTAAACGCACCTTTCACATGACCAAATAAATGGCTCATTAAAAGCTCTGGATTACTAGCATAATCGGCACAGTTAAACACAATCATCTCTTTGTCTTTTGCCACTGCTTTATTTTGCTTCGCAAATTGAAACATCGTATGCGCGAAAAATGTCTTACCCGAACCAGTTGGACCAATGATGAGTGAGTTTAGTCCTTTAGGTGGATAAAGAATCGCAGCTTTTGCTTGTTCTGTAGAATTTTTCATACTACCATAAGAACCCACTACTCGTTTAAATATATCTTTAGATTTTACTTCTTCTTTTTTCCTTTTCTTAGGTATTGGTGGCGTCACTTCACGGTAGCTCTCCACGTACTTAGATAAAGGTTTATGCCTAAACACTGACTTACACACATACCTAACTGGTCGACCATCTAATTTATCTATTAACCCTTCTCTAACAAGACTATTCAAATCCTTACTCGCGTTACTCCGTTGAATGTCCAATGCGTCTGCCAATTGATTAGTCGTTACTCCTGAATTATCCTGTAAACTTTCCCCATCTAAATCTTTAGTTTGCTCTTTTATGTACGCATACACTCTGTCAATTCGCTTCATTTAGATCCTTCCTTACTGATACACTTAGTTACTGTATTTATAGTGTATCAAATTGCTTATCAAATGACACTTATTTATTCTCTCAACTTACCTTTATCCTTTGAGTAGTTCATATATTCTATCAATTTTGCTTTCTTTTTAACTTTTATTTTTTGAATGTCAGCTGTGGATAATTTTTTAATTTGACCATTTTCTTGTAGTAATTCCATGACTGTTAATAACTGATAGAACTCTGTTAATAAGTCTTGTTCGTTGGTTTCTTTCGGTCTGTCTGGATGAGTGTCGTCTAAACCAAATCTTATAGACTTCGCTGCTGCTTGAGCTATTTCGCTTGCTTCTTCCATAAGACAGACAAGTAAATATTCTTCTTCGTTCATCTTCCGTGACTCCTTTTTTATTTGAGTATACCAAAAAAAGAGCCTAAGTTAATAGACTCTTTCTGATTGGGACTAAACCGATTTAAAATTCACTCTATTTTACAAATGCTGCTGATTGTTTTCCTGATTGGCGACCGAATACGATGATGTCTCCTACTGAGTTTCCACCGATTCTGTTTTCGCCGTGTAATCCACCAGTTAATTCACCTGAAGCGTAAAGTCCTTTGATTGCTTTACCATCTTTATCTAAGACTTCAGTGTTAGTGTTTACTTTCACGCCACCCATTGTATAGTGAATACCTGGTGCGATTTTGATTGCATAGTAGTCTGCTTTTTCTAAGCCGTGATCCATACCTGTTGCACGGTTAAATTCAGCATCTTTTTTATCTGCAACAGCTTTATTCCAAGTTGTTACTGTTTCACTTAATGCTTTTTCATCCATATCTAATTCTTTAGCCAAACCTTCGATTGAATCTGATTTTTTAACAAATCCTTGTTTTTCGTAGAAATCAATTGCTTTAACACGTTCTTTTACGCCAGCATCAAAAATTAAGTAAGAAGATTTTTCTTTTAATTTATTTTCTGCAGCTGAAACATTATCACGTGTGTCCATTTCGTTAACAAAACGTTTTCCTTCTTGAGAAACTAAGATACCACCTTCACCACGAACAGCTTCACCAATTAAGATACCTTTATCTTGTTGAACAGTTGGGTGAATTTGAATTTGATCCATATCCACAGTTTGTCCACCAAGTTTTTCAATCATCTTGATACCGTCTCCAGTGCTACCTGCTTGGTTAGTTGTTACATAGCCTTTTAATTCTGGTTTTTCTTTTTCTAACATTTCAGGGTTAGCACCGTATCCACCAGTTGTTACAACAACAGCTTTACTTTTAATTTCTTTTTCTTTTTTCTCAACTTTTACTTTAACGCCATCAACTGCACCATCTTTTTCAGTGATTTCAGTCACATCAGCATTAACAAAAATTGGGATTTCTTTTTCATGTACGTTTTTAAGTAATCCATCCACTAAATATCCACCAACAGCTGATCCATCTTCAGGACGGTGAGTTCTTTTTTCGCTCATCCCACCTGTGATTGTTAAGTTGTTTAATTTAATTCCCATTGAATCTAACCAATCAATGGCATCTGCTGAATTATCAACATAATAACGTAATAATTCTTTATCGTTTGTTCCATGTCCGCCTTTTAATGTTTCTTCATAGAACTTGTCATTGCTATCTTTAATTCCTTGTTCTTTTTGGAATTTAGTCTCTGAGGCATTCATACCACTTGAAGATTTTAATGTATTACCACCAGCTACAGGCATTTTTTCTAAGATAACTGGATTTTTACCTTCATTTTTTGCTTCAATCGCTGCTGCCATACCTGCTCCACCAGCACCAACAATTACGATATCATATTCATCTTTTAATTCTTTAGGATCAGTGTATCCTTTTTCTGATGCCCCTGTTGTTACTTCAGTGCTAGAAGCTTTCGTATCTTTCTTTTCTTCCTTCTTAGCTGTATCTTTTGAACCACCACAACCAGCTAAAAGAAATAATACCGCTAAACTTGTTGTAACTGATTTCAACATTTTGTTTTTCATTGTTACTCTCCTTTTATTTGTGACTATTCGAACAATTAAATAGAGCTTACAATATTTTTATCTATAAATCAACCTTTTTTAAGTAATTTAATTCACAAAGGTGATGAAGAAGGCGGTTAACTCCAAGCAGCTGGAGGAAATGAAAAATAATTCGTGCTTTTGGAATTAATTTTCATTTTTATAGTTGTCGCAGGAGTTGCCTTCTGAATCCCGTTAAAGGTGGATAAAAAATTGTTTTGCTCTGAGTAACTGGAAGCAATAGGGAACAATCGATCTTTTCACGATTATTCCCTATTGCTGAAGTTACCGAAGGAGCAGATTTTTTAGCCCCGTCAATAGTGGTTTAAAAATCGGTTTGCTCTGAGTAACTGGAAGAAAAAAGAAGAGAACACCCTACATTCTCTTCTTTCTACTATTATAATAATGATTCTGCTCCGTCCACATAAATTTCTGTCCCTGTCACATTGGCGGAAAGATCAGACGATAAGAAACAAATCACGTTTGCTACTTGGTCTGGTTTTCCTGTTTCATCAGATAAAGGACGTGAACCTTCTGGAAACTCGACTTTAATTGCTACTTCTTCTGTTTCTTCCGTTACAATTGTACTAGCATTAATCGCTGTATCAATCGCTCCCGGACAGACAGCATTCACTCGAATATTGTATCTAGCAAACTCCAAAGCTGCCATTTTCATAAAAGCCACTTGTCCAGCTTTAGATGTACTGTAAGCACTGGCTCCAAAATTATTGTAGATTCGATTACCATTGATTGAGCTTGTAATTACAATTTTACCGCCAATTTCCTTCATATAAGGAACCACTGCTTTTACTGAAATAAAGGTACTAGTTAAATTTGTTTGAATCGTTCTGTTCCAATCAGAATTAGATAAGGTTTCAATCGGTGCCCACGTGCCATTAATTCCCGCATTAACTACAAGAATATCCACACCACCTAATTTTTCAGCTAAAGTCTGGATGGCATTTAGCAGTTCTTGTTCTTTTGAAACATCTGTTGTTTCGTAATAATTTTCCACTCCGATTTGGGTCAGTTCTTTTGAAATCTGTAATAAACTTTCAGGATTAATATCTAATAAACCTACATCAGCACCTTCATTAGCAAATTTAATGGCTGTTTCTCGTCCAATACCTGAACCAGATCCGGTGATAATTGCCTTTTTACCTTTTAATACTTTTGTCATAATCGTTCCCTCCTAAGTTTAAAACGCCTTGAACTTCCCCTTCCCTTAAATAAAGTGTAGTTTAAATTAAAATCTTAGTCAAAAGATAACTCAGTTACACGCGAGATTCCTTAATCACTTCTATTATTGTTTTAGTCGCAGTTTCCATTGCTTCAAGAGTTATAAATTCATACTGTCCATGGAAATTTTCTCCGCCTGTAAAAATATTTGGGGTTGGCAGTCCCATAAATGAAATCTTTGAGCCGTCTGTTCCACCTCTAAATGGCGTAATAATTGGCTTGATGTTTAGATTTTCCATTGCTTTAATGGCAATGTCCACTGAGCGCATGTCTTTTTCAATGATTTCTTTCATATTATAATATTGATCTTTCAGTGTCACCGTAATTCGTTCACGGTCTAATTCTTGATTAAGTTCAGTTACAATGTTTACAATATTTTGCTTACGCTCTTCAAAAATCTGCTTGTCATGATCACGAATAATATAAGTCATTTCTGCTTGATCAATGGTACCGTTAAAATCATGGAGTAAATAAAAGCCTTCTTTATCACGTGTTTTTTCTGGCACTTCATTTTGCGGCAAGCGCTGGTCAATTAAATTACCTACTTTAATCGCATTAACCATCATGCCATAAGCTGTCCCTGGATGAACACTGGTGCCATCAATTTGAATCGTTGCTTGGGCGGCGTTAAAGGTTTCATATTCAAAATGACCAATTCTTCCGCTATCTATTGTATAAGCAAATTCCGCTGGGAAAGTTGAGACATCAAAATGATCCGCTCCTTGTCCGATTTCTTCATCTGGTCCAAAAGCTACCCAAATATCACCGTGTTCTTCTTTTGAGTTAGCTATAAAATAGTCCACCGCACCCAGTATTTCAACAATCCCTGCTTTATCATCCGCTCCAAGTAAAGTGGTTCCATCTGTGGTAATTAACGTTTCTCCAACATAATCCTTCAAGTTAGGAAACTCGCTCACCTTCATTACAATATCTTGTTCTCTATTTAGCAATACATCTTGACCGTCATAATTTTCATGAATCTGAGGTGAGATATTTTCAGCGTTAAAATCAGCTGTATCTAAATGAGCAATAAATCCAATGGCTGGATATTTGTCTGAATTTTTAGGCAAGCATGCTGTTAAAAAACCATTCTTCTCATTATAATTAATTTCTGATAAACCGATTCTTTCTAATTCTTCCTTCAACACAAAGGCAAATTCTTCTTGGGATTTAGTTGTAGGAATTGTCTGACTTGTGGCATCTGATCTCGTATCTAATTTTGCATATGCTATAAATCGCTCTAGTAATTTCTCTTTCATATTTTCCTCCTATTAGTTGACTACCTCAGCGTTACGTAAGAAGAAGTATCCCCCGTACAATGGGTATTCAGCATTTTTAATTTTGGGATTCACTAAATAATTTGAGGCACTTTGATAAATTGGAACTTGCGCTGCTTCTTTGTTTAAAAGTATCTCCTCAGCCTTTTTGTAGTCTTCAAATTGTTTGTTGCCATCTGCTGCATGTTTTGTTTTAGCCTCTGTTACTAATTTAGTATAGTCTTCATTTTTAAAGTTACCATAGTTGTATGAAGATTTATCTGCATATAAGTTAAAATATGAGTCTAATTCGCTACTTCCTGCGATCCAACCTGATAAAGACAATTCATAATCTTTATCTTTTCTTGATTGGTTCACATTATTAGATGGTTGTAAGTTAACGTTAATTTTTAATCCTTCTAAATTTTGTTCCAACTGATTTTGTAAATACTCAGAAACTTTCTTTCCTTGGTCTGTATCAGCTGCAAGTAATTTTAACTCCAATTTATTACCTAATTCTTTTTTAGCTTCTGTCCAATATTTTTGTGCTTCTTTCAAATCATAAACACCAAACTCACCTGCATATTTTCGGTAATCTTCTTTTGTTTCGGC
Coding sequences within it:
- a CDS encoding flavocytochrome c, producing the protein MKNKMLKSVTTSLAVLFLLAGCGGSKDTAKKEEKKDTKASSTEVTTGASEKGYTDPKELKDEYDIVIVGAGGAGMAAAIEAKNEGKNPVILEKMPVAGGNTLKSSSGMNASETKFQKEQGIKDSNDKFYEETLKGGHGTNDKELLRYYVDNSADAIDWLDSMGIKLNNLTITGGMSEKRTHRPEDGSAVGGYLVDGLLKNVHEKEIPIFVNADVTEITEKDGAVDGVKVKVEKKEKEIKSKAVVVTTGGYGANPEMLEKEKPELKGYVTTNQAGSTGDGIKMIEKLGGQTVDMDQIQIHPTVQQDKGILIGEAVRGEGGILVSQEGKRFVNEMDTRDNVSAAENKLKEKSSYLIFDAGVKERVKAIDFYEKQGFVKKSDSIEGLAKELDMDEKALSETVTTWNKAVADKKDAEFNRATGMDHGLEKADYYAIKIAPGIHYTMGGVKVNTNTEVLDKDGKAIKGLYASGELTGGLHGENRIGGNSVGDIIVFGRQSGKQSAAFVK
- a CDS encoding SDR family oxidoreductase, whose amino-acid sequence is MTKVLKGKKAIITGSGSGIGRETAIKFANEGADVGLLDINPESLLQISKELTQIGVENYYETTDVSKEQELLNAIQTLAEKLGGVDILVVNAGINGTWAPIETLSNSDWNRTIQTNLTSTFISVKAVVPYMKEIGGKIVITSSINGNRIYNNFGASAYSTSKAGQVAFMKMAALEFARYNIRVNAVCPGAIDTAINASTIVTEETEEVAIKVEFPEGSRPLSDETGKPDQVANVICFLSSDLSANVTGTEIYVDGAESLL
- the pepT gene encoding peptidase T; protein product: MKEKLLERFIAYAKLDTRSDATSQTIPTTKSQEEFAFVLKEELERIGLSEINYNEKNGFLTACLPKNSDKYPAIGFIAHLDTADFNAENISPQIHENYDGQDVLLNREQDIVMKVSEFPNLKDYVGETLITTDGTTLLGADDKAGIVEILGAVDYFIANSKEEHGDIWVAFGPDEEIGQGADHFDVSTFPAEFAYTIDSGRIGHFEYETFNAAQATIQIDGTSVHPGTAYGMMVNAIKVGNLIDQRLPQNEVPEKTRDKEGFYLLHDFNGTIDQAEMTYIIRDHDKQIFEERKQNIVNIVTELNQELDRERITVTLKDQYYNMKEIIEKDMRSVDIAIKAMENLNIKPIITPFRGGTDGSKISFMGLPTPNIFTGGENFHGQYEFITLEAMETATKTIIEVIKESRV
- a CDS encoding sigma 54-interacting transcriptional regulator encodes the protein MKRIDRVYAYIKEQTKDLDGESLQDNSGVTTNQLADALDIQRSNASKDLNSLVREGLIDKLDGRPVRYVCKSVFRHKPLSKYVESYREVTPPIPKKRKKEEVKSKDIFKRVVGSYGSMKNSTEQAKAAILYPPKGLNSLIIGPTGSGKTFFAHTMFQFAKQNKAVAKDKEMIVFNCADYASNPELLMSHLFGHVKGAFTGAEQEKDGIISLANDSFLFLDEIHRLPPEGQEMVFYFMDTGTFAKLGETQKNNRANVRIICATTEDPASALLNTFVRRIPITIQLPSFKDRTAREKIDLVKMMMTMEAKRIQRKIILSEDVVKALVGSVSYGNVGQLKSNVQLVSAQSFLNQMDQEELHINLEDLNEGIKEGLISLAHDRKAMSEITTLLAPQMVISPNEPLEMFAEDSYELPYNLYEIIGDKAAVLKEDGLTQDAINHFISTDINVHLKSFYRNHGFTFDTESKLTEIIDQRIINTTRKIYDYAKEALNYDFQTNFLYAMGFHISSFLNRLQNKSDSLNHDNENIKNMVAHYPEEMEVANVLKKIIEEDYHVEVPTSEVHYLTVLLVSLKENKEEGRIGVVVAAHGNSTASSMVQVVTQLLKVDNLRAVDMPLDMKPKEAYEKIVDEVVSVNEGSGVMLLVDMGSLGTFSDDIKQETGIEVKVIDMVTTAIVLEAARKSSLLDTSLDDLFESLSHFYGYTMQNSAKTVDTPDAHLKEKAIVAICASGKGTAQRMKELIDRYLVSKLQTEIAVFPISVVTLNKDIKKIREEYQIIATTGIKDPKIEVPFISMDQLFSDSGAAILEDVLSNSYEPSELEFSKEDAQKMCYDYMKESFTFINPEKLLQPLWEFTDKICQIQKMTVEVPFYINLCMHTAGAIERELRNDTLTATQEELDEFNSSVLYQDILPAFELIESLLQLKISVNERYFIIKIIENELEKA